The Acidobacteriota bacterium region CTGCAAGCCGAATTTTTCAACCGCATGTTTTTGGATGTGCGCCATAGCTTCATCCGTCGAATCGGTGACTAACAGTAAATCCAAATCTTCGGGCGAAATGGTTTTTGCGATAACCATCTTGCGCAGAAAATCCATCATCGGCGCGTAATAATCTGTGCCCATTAACACCACGGGAAAGTTCAAAACTTTTTTGGTTTGAATCAAGGTGAGGGCTTCAAACAATTCATCCATCGTTCCCATGCCGCCGGGCAAAACGATGAAGGCGTAAGAATATTTGAGCAGCATCACTTTGCGCACAAAGAAATATTTGATGCTCACCCAGCGGTCGAGATAGGGGTTGGGTTTTTGCTCAAAAGGCAATTGAATGTTGCACCCGACCGAGCGCCCGCCGACCTCTTTCGCGCCGCGATTGGCGGCTTCCATAATGCCTGGCCCGCCGCCGGTCATCACCGTAAAGCCTAAATCGACCAGTTTGCCGCCGACCTGGCGCGCCATTTCATAATAGGGGTGGTCTGCGGTAAATCGCGCCGAGCCGAAAACCGTCACACAGGGTCCGACAAAATGCAGGGTGCGAAAACCTTTTAAAAATTCCCACATGATGCGAAAGAGCATCCACAGTTCCGATTGTCGGGAATGCGGGCCTTCGAGGAAATAACGTTCTTTGGGACTTTTTTCTGCCGGTACTTTCGCGGTTGCCGAAGGCAGTCCTTCGATATTTGTCGCCATATGCTTATTCTCGCTTTAAAAAATTCTGACTGCGGGGATTTAGAGTTTAGAACAACGACCGGGATTTTCACACTGCGCGGTGTGCTGGTGTGGAAAGCGAACAAAAAAAGCTTAAAAGTTTTTTTTCATCGCCCGGGTGAATCGGGCGCGAATGAATCAAGGTGCCATCCCGAAGTTTTACTTCACCCGTGCAGTTGGCTTGCAAGAGATTTATCGGGTTTTTTCGCGCGGATGATTTCAACCGAGCAAGGCGAATGGCGCAAAACATCTTTTGCGGTGTTTTTGGAAAGCAGGTGGCTGAGGGTGGTTTCGTGCGAGCCGAGCAAAATAAAATCCGCGCCCCAGGTTTTGGCAAAGTTGACGATGCTTTTTGCCGGACGACCTTTCATAATCGCGGCGGTTGTTGAAATGCCACGGGCGCGCAATTTTTCGGCAGCATGTTTGACCAGAGATTTTGCCGAAGTGTTTTCGGCTTCGACATAAGCTTCGACATCAACGAAATGTGATGAGAGCGATTTCGGGTCGCGCACATAGAGCACGCACATGGCGGTGTCGGGCGACCACTCACGCGCAACGATTTCATTGATGACAGCAGTTGAATTGAGCGACCCATCAATAGCAACGAGCACTTTCATCTGTCCACTCTCCTTTGCGAGAATCGGTCGTTAAATAAACCAAACCTTGTTTGACCATCGAGCAACCGCCATGCCAACTGCTTAAAGGCTTTTTCTGATTCTTGTAAAACTATTTTTTCTGAAATTGGGCAGATTCACTCAGCCCTTAGGGAAATCTTCCGCAGTGGCGTGCGGGTTTTCTCGCAAACTCGTGTGGCAAAGCCCGATTTTAATCGAAATTTGCTGTTTTTATACGCGGCACGTCTATTGCTCTTATGACAACCGCAAGGTGAACTTTCAATAAGCATAACGCTGAAGGGAATACCTTAGCGTAGGGGTCTAATGAAGTCGCCAGCGGTCAAAGTATACCCGCTCACAAAAGCCGAGTGTGTGCCTGCTCTACTCTCCGGCAGCGTTGCTGGAATAACGGCTCAGTGATTGACCGCTGGCGATATTTTTTTTGTTTCTACAGACCCCAGGCGATTCAACAATCTCCGGCTTACCGTG contains the following coding sequences:
- a CDS encoding universal stress protein, whose translation is MKVLVAIDGSLNSTAVINEIVAREWSPDTAMCVLYVRDPKSLSSHFVDVEAYVEAENTSAKSLVKHAAEKLRARGISTTAAIMKGRPAKSIVNFAKTWGADFILLGSHETTLSHLLSKNTAKDVLRHSPCSVEIIRAKKPDKSLASQLHG
- a CDS encoding TIGR00730 family Rossman fold protein, with product MATNIEGLPSATAKVPAEKSPKERYFLEGPHSRQSELWMLFRIMWEFLKGFRTLHFVGPCVTVFGSARFTADHPYYEMARQVGGKLVDLGFTVMTGGGPGIMEAANRGAKEVGGRSVGCNIQLPFEQKPNPYLDRWVSIKYFFVRKVMLLKYSYAFIVLPGGMGTMDELFEALTLIQTKKVLNFPVVLMGTDYYAPMMDFLRKMVIAKTISPEDLDLLLVTDSTDEAMAHIQKHAVEKFGLQRKKVMKRRRWLGE